From the genome of Lineus longissimus chromosome 8, tnLinLong1.2, whole genome shotgun sequence, one region includes:
- the LOC135492776 gene encoding TNF receptor-associated factor 6-like: protein MESKKCACQASESSSDEEVVDSIVVAHTPGVSISPTHPRDALSLEGFNNDFVPPLDTKHQCQICMLALREPYQTQCGHRFCHSCILRWIRQRPTCPMDNKTLTEDMLYPDNFAKREIFLLKVRCKNKSRGCSSVMELNYYEDHQPVCPYGLIPCPLGCGMDVKVKDVEKHEKYMCVLRRYECNECGDQLTYQKVGEHQNTCPKSKIPCRFCQVIMTRDKLDHHQRKECPEVLTKCTFASYGCDIVEKRKSLDNHIEKSTNKHLELLNQFILNHGLFWESGTHGLDDFTPRCHENSLSRNAAQRRPASLDFTQGRRGDSTQDVSRQESDVYAGSDPGPMASGSSDYGSCSYREGFNSHGAILDKCGSISYPPAGHEAQAKIKSLQQQVVEQGQVIVELQGKVLQQQNLKDELVRMQSKLEQVEERVCNGQYIWRIDQYSKLIEDATKGKMTVIHSKGFYTSIYGYKVCLRINLNNKGTYLSIFVHLMQGDYDDFLDWPFSGKISLRVLDQNTLIRERKPVTETFVAGPQLAAFQRPTSARNHKGFGYMEFIPLGVIRDGTYIKDDTLVIKAEISEHRPTE, encoded by the exons ATGGAATCGAAGAAGTGCGCGTGCCAGGCGTCTGAATCAAGTTCAGATGAGGAGGTCGTGGATTCGATTGTAGTTGCCCATACGCCTGGAGTCTCTATATCACCTACACACCCTAGAGATGCGTTGTCTTTGGAAGGatttaataatgattttgttcCACCTTTGGACACGAAACACCAGTGCCAGATCTGTATGCTTGCCCTTCGAGAACCTTATCAGACTCAATGTGGTCACCGATTTTGTCACAGCTGTATCTTACGATGGATTCG GCAACGTCCAACCTGCCCTATGGACAATAAAACTTTAACCGAGGATATGTTATATCCAGATAACTTCGCCAAGAGAGAAATATTTTTATTAAAAGTGAGATGTAAGAACAAGAGTAGAGGTTGTAGCAGCGTAATGGAGTTAAATTATTATGAG GATCACCAACCTGTTTGTCCTTATGGTCTAATCCCGTGTCCGCTTGGTTGTGGTATGGATGTTAAAGTAAAGGATGTCGAAAAGCATGAAAAATACATGTGCGTTTTACGCCGATATGAATGTAACGAATGCGGTGATCAGCTTACGTACCAGAAAGTTGGG GAACACCAGAATACGTGTCCGAAATCTAAAATTCCCTGCAGGTTTTGCCAGGTCATAATGACAAGAGATAAG CTTGATCATCACCAACGAAAGGAATGTCCCGAGGTCTTAACAAAGTGTACATTTGCTTCTTATGGATGTGATATCGTG GAAAAGAGAAAGTCTTTAGACAATCATATCGAAAAGTCAACGAATAAGCACTTGGAATTACTTAACCAATTCATCCTAAACCACGGGCTATTTTGGGAATCAGGCACCCATGGCTTGGATGATTTCACACCACGATGCCATGAAAACTCCCTGTCAAGGAACGCTGCGCAAAGAAGGCCAGCATCTTTGGACTTTACACAGGGTAGAAGAGGGGATTCAACTCAAGATGTTTCCAGGCAGGAATCGGATGTTTATGCAGGGTCAGATCCTGGCCCGATGGCGAGTGGTTCCAGTGACTACGGTTCATGTAGTTATAGAGAAGGTTTTAACAGTCATGGTGCTATCTTGGACAAGTGTGGCTCTATCTCTTATCCGCCAGCTGGACACGAAGCTCAAGCCAAAATAAAATCTCTACAACAGCAGGTTGTTGAACAAGGACAAGTCATTGTTGAACTGCAGGGTAAAGTCTTGCAGCAGCAAAACTTAAAAgatgagttagtgcgcatgcagTCCAAGCTTGAGCAGGTTGAAGAACGGGTATGCAATGGACAGTACATTTGGCGAATCGACCAATATTCTAAGCTCATTGAAGATGCCACGAAGGGAAAAATGACCGTGATACATAGCAAAGGATTCTATACTAGCATCTACGGGTATAAAGTGTGTCTACGAATTAACCTGAACAATAAGGGAACATACTTATCCATATTTGTACACCTAATGCAAGGGGATTACGATGATTTCTTAGACTGGCCATTTTCGGGGAAGATTTCCTTGCGAGTGTTAGATCAGAACACGTTGATCCGAGAGAGAAAACCTGTGACAGAAACATTTGTTGCTGGTCCGCAATTGGCAGCATTTCAAAGGCCAACCTCCGCCAGGAACCATAAGGGATTTGGCTACATGGAATTTATACCACTCGGTGTGATACGTGATGGGACTTATATAAAAGACGATACGTTAGTCATAAAGGCCGAAATATCAGAACATAGGCCGACTGAATAG